The Bacillus xiapuensis genome window below encodes:
- a CDS encoding metallophosphoesterase family protein → MSKELDRRSFIKMGGMGTLALTLASTGMPVDLFKDRAAYAESSFNAKLQFKPDGTFKIVQFNDTQDDERIDRRTLELMEKVLDSEKPDFVVLNGDNITGGCDTPLEMKQAINNIAQPMEKRGVKWAITYGNHDEDSTPNSGIDEEGMLSIYMSYPHNMNQRGPKDVTGTGNMNLLIRDSSGRKAAFNLWLLDSGRYAPTTIANQDFQGYPTWDWLRFNQVKWYYETSQKLEKQFGRKIPSLVFIHIPLWEHRFMWFASVEARTEEDHKLAVKKHQITGERNESECTGPVNSGLFSAMLERGDVKGVFCGHDHINTYAGNYYGIMLGYAGNTGFGTYGLPGAERNRLRGARVFNLDENAANVLTETHMVFAKDYGIDLTANDQSIDPLSLEKTKKKKPVHS, encoded by the coding sequence ATGAGCAAGGAGTTGGACAGACGAAGCTTTATTAAAATGGGCGGGATGGGCACGCTGGCATTAACGCTTGCTTCGACTGGAATGCCCGTCGACTTATTCAAGGATCGCGCCGCGTATGCGGAATCATCTTTTAACGCAAAGCTGCAATTTAAACCGGATGGAACGTTCAAAATTGTCCAGTTTAACGACACGCAGGATGACGAACGCATTGACCGCCGGACATTGGAGCTGATGGAAAAGGTGCTTGACTCGGAGAAGCCGGATTTTGTCGTGCTGAATGGCGATAATATCACTGGCGGCTGTGATACACCGCTTGAAATGAAGCAGGCGATTAATAATATCGCTCAGCCGATGGAAAAGAGAGGCGTGAAGTGGGCCATCACATACGGAAACCATGATGAAGATTCCACGCCAAACAGCGGCATTGATGAAGAAGGCATGCTGAGCATCTACATGTCCTATCCGCACAACATGAACCAGCGCGGGCCGAAGGATGTAACAGGAACAGGGAATATGAATTTGCTCATCCGCGATTCCAGCGGACGAAAAGCAGCATTCAATCTGTGGCTGTTAGACAGCGGCCGATACGCACCGACAACCATTGCCAATCAAGACTTTCAAGGCTATCCGACATGGGACTGGCTGCGCTTCAATCAGGTTAAGTGGTATTATGAAACCTCCCAAAAGCTCGAGAAGCAGTTTGGAAGAAAAATCCCTTCTCTCGTGTTTATTCATATACCTCTTTGGGAGCATCGCTTCATGTGGTTTGCCAGCGTAGAGGCAAGAACAGAAGAAGATCACAAGCTTGCCGTGAAAAAACATCAAATTACCGGAGAAAGAAACGAATCAGAATGCACCGGCCCCGTCAACAGCGGCTTATTCTCAGCGATGTTAGAAAGAGGCGATGTCAAGGGAGTCTTTTGCGGGCATGACCACATTAATACATATGCCGGAAATTACTACGGCATTATGCTCGGCTACGCCGGCAACACCGGCTTTGGCACCTACGGTCTCCCCGGGGCAGAACGCAATCGTCTGCGCGGCGCTCGAGTGTTCAATCTGGACGAAAATGCGGCAAACGTGCTCACGGAAACGCATATGGTATTCGCCAAAGATTACGGCATTGATTTGACAGCCAACGATCAAAGCATCGACCCGCTTTCGCTGGAAAAGACAAAGAAAAAGAAGCCCGTTCACTCCTGA
- a CDS encoding methyl-accepting chemotaxis protein produces MKLKFATKMNIMIIAVILLLSIAIGLVVNQQITKGIEKFAVEKAKSDLHMALRYMDAEYPGEWNIQNGKLYKGDTLINDNHQLVDEIGDDTGDTVTVFQGDTRVATNVKKDGSRATGIQASAEVSETVLKEGKHYYGEANVAGHTYQTAYMPIKDGDNRVVGMLYMGASQKIIDGLLSQFLVKFLLVLAGMIAIAFAISYWFTRRIKIRLTVLSDALAKAGSGDLTVQVKDAAGDELSSLADSYNKMTGKLKEMMNEVAATSEHLASSSEELTASSEQTSQATETIAESIQSVANDAEHSTAGVKESSAALAEVSSGVQFIAEKASSISEVSTQTAKLAQDGGGYVHGTVEQMNEINRSVHESGTIIKSLDQRSKEIGEITNIITGIAEQTNLLALNAAIEAARAGEHGKGFAVVAEEVRKLAEQSHHSSTQITRLILEIQQEMETSNESIERVEDNVQGGLNIVHKTANNFKEILAFMESLAEQIEDMAATAEEVSASTEEVVTAVAGLAEVSSNTSMHSQNVAASAEQQLASMEEIAASASALSNRAEELQKLISQFKV; encoded by the coding sequence ATGAAATTAAAGTTTGCGACTAAAATGAATATCATGATCATCGCGGTCATTCTTTTGCTGTCTATTGCCATTGGACTTGTTGTGAATCAGCAGATCACGAAAGGAATCGAGAAGTTTGCTGTTGAAAAAGCGAAAAGCGACCTTCACATGGCGCTTCGTTATATGGACGCTGAATATCCGGGGGAGTGGAATATACAAAATGGCAAACTGTATAAGGGAGATACGCTGATAAATGATAATCATCAATTGGTGGATGAGATCGGCGACGATACAGGTGACACGGTTACGGTCTTTCAGGGGGACACCCGTGTAGCGACGAATGTCAAAAAAGACGGAAGCCGAGCGACTGGCATCCAAGCGTCCGCTGAAGTAAGTGAAACCGTGCTTAAGGAAGGAAAGCATTATTACGGTGAAGCGAATGTCGCCGGCCATACGTATCAGACGGCCTATATGCCAATCAAGGATGGCGATAACCGCGTGGTGGGCATGCTCTATATGGGGGCTTCACAGAAAATCATTGACGGCCTCTTATCTCAATTTCTCGTTAAATTCCTTCTTGTATTAGCCGGGATGATTGCGATCGCTTTCGCCATCAGCTATTGGTTTACAAGAAGAATTAAAATAAGATTGACGGTACTTTCGGATGCACTGGCCAAGGCTGGAAGCGGCGATCTGACTGTCCAGGTGAAGGATGCGGCAGGCGATGAGCTAAGCAGCCTGGCTGACAGCTATAATAAGATGACTGGCAAGCTGAAAGAGATGATGAATGAAGTGGCTGCTACCTCGGAGCATTTAGCTTCCTCTTCAGAAGAGCTGACAGCTAGCTCGGAACAGACGAGCCAAGCGACGGAAACCATTGCGGAATCGATTCAATCCGTAGCGAACGATGCTGAGCATTCAACGGCAGGCGTGAAAGAAAGCTCAGCCGCGTTGGCGGAAGTCAGCAGCGGAGTGCAATTTATAGCGGAGAAAGCCTCTTCGATTTCTGAGGTCAGCACGCAAACGGCGAAGCTGGCGCAGGACGGTGGGGGCTATGTTCATGGTACGGTGGAACAAATGAATGAAATCAACCGCTCTGTCCATGAAAGCGGTACGATCATCAAGTCGCTGGATCAGCGCTCCAAAGAAATTGGAGAAATCACGAATATCATTACAGGAATTGCTGAACAGACCAATTTATTGGCGCTGAATGCCGCCATTGAAGCCGCTAGAGCGGGAGAGCACGGCAAAGGCTTTGCCGTTGTCGCGGAAGAGGTAAGAAAACTGGCGGAACAGTCGCATCATTCTTCGACGCAGATAACCCGTTTGATTCTCGAGATTCAACAGGAGATGGAGACATCCAATGAATCGATTGAACGAGTTGAGGATAATGTGCAGGGTGGCTTGAACATTGTTCACAAAACGGCGAATAACTTTAAAGAAATTCTTGCCTTTATGGAATCACTTGCGGAGCAAATAGAGGATATGGCCGCAACGGCGGAGGAAGTGTCCGCAAGCACAGAAGAGGTGGTCACCGCCGTAGCGGGACTAGCCGAAGTCTCATCTAATACATCCATGCATTCGCAAAATGTTGCCGCATCGGCTGAGCAGCAGCTTGCTTCCATGGAAGAGATAGCGGCTTCCGCCAGTGCTTTATCAAACCGGGCGGAGGAACTTCAGAAATTAATCAGCCAGTTTAAAGTGTAA
- a CDS encoding helix-turn-helix transcriptional regulator: MKKDFGDSISNKVYEYRVLARMSQQELADKVGVSKQTIFVMEKGNYVPTLLLAFRIAEFFKVDVNDIFTYVKGSDQNDQ; the protein is encoded by the coding sequence ATGAAGAAAGATTTTGGTGATTCGATATCAAATAAAGTGTATGAATATCGTGTACTTGCCAGAATGTCTCAGCAAGAATTAGCGGATAAAGTCGGAGTTTCCAAACAAACCATCTTCGTAATGGAAAAAGGAAATTATGTCCCGACTCTGCTGTTAGCTTTTCGCATCGCCGAATTTTTTAAGGTGGATGTAAACGATATTTTTACTTATGTGAAAGGAAGTGATCAAAATGATCAATGA
- a CDS encoding ABC transporter ATP-binding protein, with product MLINKLTKRYGQSIVLKDLSLEFSQGEIVGLIGRNGAGKSTLMKIITQIIQTYDGTVADNHQVGYLIEEPKLFSNKTGLYHLTYFSGIYGNTFKLNKYEKILRNLQLFDVLNKKVKEYSLGMRQKLGIVISLLNNPNYIVLDEPTNGMDVETSFEILQELRRMADEWNVGILISSHKLEDIEAVCNRVLFIEDGTIAGEQHFSNNEQRTLTLVFENSVDLATFAMKQNVGRIIHSGDKDIQIETVAENAEIFELINRLGLRLIDFTAEKKTLRSVYMNKFRGEEHDTKY from the coding sequence ATGCTGATAAATAAGCTAACTAAGCGATATGGACAGTCAATCGTTTTGAAAGATCTCTCTTTAGAATTCAGCCAAGGAGAAATCGTTGGTCTAATTGGAAGAAACGGCGCTGGCAAGAGTACTTTGATGAAGATTATAACGCAAATCATTCAAACCTATGATGGAACAGTTGCAGACAATCATCAGGTAGGCTACTTGATCGAGGAACCAAAGCTATTCAGTAATAAGACGGGATTATACCACTTAACATATTTTTCAGGAATTTACGGAAACACCTTCAAACTCAATAAATACGAGAAGATCTTAAGGAACCTGCAATTATTCGATGTGCTGAATAAAAAGGTGAAGGAATATTCTTTAGGCATGCGGCAGAAGTTAGGAATCGTCATCAGCCTCCTAAATAACCCAAACTATATTGTATTAGATGAACCCACTAACGGCATGGATGTGGAAACGTCATTTGAAATTCTGCAGGAATTGAGAAGAATGGCTGATGAATGGAATGTCGGTATTTTGATTTCTAGCCATAAGCTAGAGGACATTGAAGCTGTTTGCAATCGTGTTTTATTCATAGAAGATGGCACGATTGCCGGTGAACAGCACTTTAGTAATAATGAGCAACGAACGCTCACGCTAGTCTTTGAAAATTCGGTTGATTTAGCCACATTTGCTATGAAGCAAAACGTCGGGCGCATCATCCACTCCGGTGACAAAGATATTCAAATCGAAACAGTTGCGGAAAACGCTGAGATTTTCGAGCTGATCAATCGACTAGGCCTCCGACTAATTGATTTCACTGCGGAGAAGAAAACTCTGCGCAGTGTCTATATGAACAAATTCAGAGGTGAAGAGCATGACACTAAGTATTAG
- a CDS encoding ABC transporter permease: protein MTLSISKYVTYNLKELLKKGYLVIGLLGACIPAIIVTYFILHNSTPFNIKYVSNFYCMLGMLAAVLLPLYFITLYFINRDYSTKTISLINNSVQNRRNYCFANGIIALSVSLLFTMTGIVLLLVAKTLEVPGDLKLSFLAGFSVNVFLLVMTYFLLGYILFLYGVRSGAVYGILTALLLFFPNMLFNIQKTIHNEFLLELIENFPGYYYPVMVGSNPLSPLQYSIGCLALIVLFVVVLKKSEKIEV, encoded by the coding sequence ATGACACTAAGTATTAGCAAATATGTGACTTACAACCTGAAAGAGCTGCTTAAAAAAGGGTATCTGGTCATTGGTTTGTTGGGTGCTTGTATACCTGCAATCATTGTGACTTACTTTATCCTTCATAATTCCACGCCCTTTAACATCAAATATGTATCAAATTTTTATTGTATGCTGGGTATGCTGGCAGCCGTCCTATTGCCGCTTTACTTTATCACGCTTTACTTTATCAATAGAGACTACTCGACTAAAACGATTTCTCTGATCAATAACTCAGTGCAAAATAGAAGAAACTATTGTTTCGCGAATGGCATCATCGCTCTTTCGGTGAGCTTACTTTTTACAATGACAGGCATCGTATTGCTTCTGGTTGCGAAAACACTTGAGGTTCCTGGTGACTTAAAGCTCTCTTTCTTGGCTGGATTTTCTGTGAATGTCTTTCTTCTGGTGATGACCTATTTCTTACTTGGGTACATTCTATTCTTATATGGCGTTCGCAGCGGTGCTGTTTATGGGATCTTAACCGCCTTGTTGCTGTTTTTCCCAAACATGTTATTTAATATCCAGAAGACGATCCATAACGAGTTTCTTTTAGAGTTGATTGAAAACTTTCCTGGGTATTACTATCCAGTAATGGTCGGTTCAAACCCCCTCTCTCCTTTACAATATTCTATTGGCTGCCTTGCACTAATCGTTTTGTTTGTAGTTGTCCTTAAAAAAAGCGAAAAAATCGAAGTATAG
- a CDS encoding DUF488 family protein, N3 subclade: MRIKRAYEKAEEENGIRVLADRLWPRKATKQTLAIDERLIDLAPSAFFSHPVFVPYLHS; the protein is encoded by the coding sequence GTGCGTATAAAACGAGCCTATGAGAAAGCTGAGGAAGAGAATGGCATTCGAGTGCTTGCGGACCGCCTTTGGCCGCGTAAAGCAACGAAACAGACCTTAGCTATTGATGAGCGGCTAATAGATCTCGCTCCGTCCGCTTTCTTTTCACATCCAGTTTTCGTGCCATATCTTCATAGCTAA